In Vibrio diazotrophicus, the following proteins share a genomic window:
- the folC gene encoding bifunctional tetrahydrofolate synthase/dihydrofolate synthase, with the protein MKQNPIPQATSPLSMWLDYLTHIHTSAIDLGLDRVQAVANKASLTKPAPTVITVAGTNGKGSTCALMESILLDAGYSVGVYSSPHLISYNERVRINGVDARDERHTEAFAYIEQQRGEISLSFFEFGTLAALRIFQTEKVDVVLLEVGLGGRLDATNVVDHDVSVITSLAIDHVDWLGDDINVIGFEKAGIFRSGKPAICGQPKPPSTVAAHADDIGADFYQVGIQFDYEKVSDTVWQWRSGPFDLTDLPVPTLPLVNAATALMALGCSGLEVSDVNIVEGLRKAKLAGRMQRISDKPIILLDVAHNPHSAEYLASQIRTQFPEKTVHMVLGMLHDKDIKSTIDVLKPLVKHWYPASLSGPRAASASELCQHLEQGQVEYANPVSAFESAMTSVTDGDVIIVAGSFHTVGEVLEHWKNKGA; encoded by the coding sequence ATGAAACAAAACCCAATTCCTCAAGCCACATCCCCACTGTCGATGTGGCTTGATTATTTAACCCATATTCATACTTCTGCAATTGATTTAGGCTTAGACCGTGTTCAAGCGGTGGCTAACAAAGCTTCTCTCACTAAACCTGCTCCTACCGTTATCACAGTTGCCGGAACCAACGGCAAGGGCTCTACCTGTGCGTTAATGGAAAGTATTCTTCTGGATGCTGGTTATTCGGTCGGTGTCTACAGTTCTCCTCACCTTATCAGCTACAACGAACGTGTACGTATTAACGGCGTTGATGCTCGTGATGAACGACACACAGAAGCTTTTGCTTATATTGAACAACAGCGTGGCGAGATCAGCCTAAGTTTTTTTGAATTCGGAACATTAGCGGCTCTTCGCATTTTCCAAACTGAAAAAGTCGATGTTGTGCTGTTAGAGGTCGGCCTTGGTGGTCGTCTAGATGCGACTAACGTGGTTGATCACGATGTGTCGGTTATTACCAGCTTAGCGATCGATCATGTTGACTGGCTGGGTGACGACATCAATGTAATCGGTTTTGAGAAAGCGGGTATTTTCCGCTCAGGCAAACCTGCTATTTGTGGGCAACCTAAGCCTCCGTCAACAGTTGCCGCTCACGCCGATGACATTGGTGCGGATTTCTATCAGGTTGGTATCCAGTTTGATTATGAAAAAGTGTCAGACACGGTTTGGCAGTGGAGAAGCGGACCTTTTGATCTCACCGATCTGCCTGTGCCAACACTTCCTCTTGTTAATGCGGCAACGGCGTTGATGGCTCTGGGATGTTCAGGTTTAGAAGTCAGCGATGTCAATATTGTCGAAGGTCTGCGCAAAGCGAAATTGGCGGGACGCATGCAACGCATTAGCGATAAGCCAATAATATTGCTTGATGTGGCTCATAACCCTCATTCTGCAGAGTATCTCGCTAGCCAGATTCGAACTCAGTTCCCTGAGAAAACTGTACATATGGTGCTTGGTATGCTGCATGACAAAGATATTAAGTCCACCATTGATGTGCTTAAACCGCTGGTCAAGCATTGGTATCCAGCTTCTTTGTCTGGCCCGAGAGCGGCTTCTGCGAGTGAACTGTGCCAGCACCTTGAACAAGGTCAGGTTGAGTATGCAAACCCTGTTAGTGCATTTGAAAGTGCGATGACAAGTGTTACGGATGGTGATGTCATAATCGTTGCTGGGTCTTTCCACACAGTCGGTGAAGTGCTTGAGCACTGGAAAAATAAAGGAGCGTAA
- the purF gene encoding amidophosphoribosyltransferase, which yields MCGIVGIVGTTPVNQSIYDALTVLQHRGQDAAGICTIDSNRFRLRKANGLVKDVFEAKHMQRLQGSVGIGHVRYPTAGSSSASEAQPFYVNSPFGITLAHNGNLTNANVVREKLFEKDRRHINTTSDSEVLLNVLAHEIDTVRGNVTSEDVFRAVANVHRTIRGAYAVTAMIIGHGMIAFRDPHGIRPLCLGKREVNGRTEYMVASESVALDAVGFDFVRDVAPGEAIYATFEGELFTKQCADSPSLTPCIFEFVYFARPDSFIDKISVYSARVEMGKRLGERIKNEFSDLDIDVVIPIPETSNDIALQIAQAIDKPYRQGFVKNRYVGRTFIMPGQQLRKKSVRRKLNAIRSEFKDKNVLLVDDSIVRGTTSEQIIEMARDSGAAKVYMVSAAPEIRFPNVYGIDMPTANELIAHGRDNADICKQIGADALIFQTLEDLEDAVRAGNPDIAKFEASVFNGEYVTGDIDQQYLDYLESMRGDDVKAQREIQDLASLELYNEGA from the coding sequence ATGTGTGGTATTGTTGGAATCGTGGGCACAACGCCTGTAAACCAGTCTATTTATGACGCTTTAACGGTATTGCAGCATCGTGGCCAAGATGCCGCTGGTATTTGTACCATAGATAGCAATCGTTTTCGTCTGCGCAAGGCGAACGGTTTAGTAAAAGATGTCTTTGAAGCCAAACACATGCAGCGTCTTCAAGGTTCTGTGGGTATTGGGCACGTTCGTTACCCAACTGCAGGCAGCTCAAGTGCATCTGAAGCTCAGCCTTTTTACGTAAACTCTCCATTTGGTATCACGCTTGCTCATAACGGCAACCTAACCAATGCGAATGTTGTACGTGAAAAGTTATTCGAAAAAGATCGTCGTCATATCAATACCACTTCAGATTCTGAAGTACTGCTAAACGTATTGGCGCATGAGATTGATACTGTAAGAGGTAATGTTACTTCTGAAGATGTCTTCCGTGCAGTGGCAAACGTGCATCGCACTATTCGTGGCGCATACGCAGTAACCGCTATGATCATTGGTCACGGTATGATTGCGTTCCGCGACCCACATGGTATTCGTCCACTTTGCCTTGGCAAGCGTGAAGTGAATGGTCGCACTGAGTACATGGTTGCGTCTGAATCGGTAGCACTTGATGCTGTAGGTTTTGACTTTGTACGTGATGTTGCACCGGGTGAAGCTATCTACGCAACGTTTGAAGGCGAGCTGTTCACTAAGCAGTGTGCTGATAGCCCAAGTCTTACTCCATGTATTTTCGAGTTTGTTTATTTTGCTCGTCCAGATTCATTCATCGATAAAATCTCTGTTTACAGCGCACGCGTTGAAATGGGTAAACGTCTTGGTGAGCGTATTAAGAATGAGTTTTCTGACTTGGATATTGATGTTGTTATTCCAATTCCAGAAACGTCAAATGATATCGCGCTGCAAATCGCTCAAGCGATTGATAAACCATACCGTCAAGGTTTCGTGAAAAACCGTTATGTTGGCCGTACATTCATCATGCCGGGTCAACAGCTACGTAAGAAATCAGTTCGTCGTAAACTGAATGCTATCCGTTCTGAATTTAAAGATAAGAATGTACTGCTTGTTGATGACTCAATCGTGCGTGGAACGACTTCTGAGCAGATTATCGAAATGGCTCGTGATTCTGGTGCAGCGAAAGTTTACATGGTATCAGCAGCGCCTGAGATTCGTTTCCCGAACGTATATGGTATCGATATGCCAACAGCAAACGAGTTGATTGCTCACGGCCGTGATAATGCAGATATCTGTAAACAAATCGGTGCTGATGCGCTTATCTTCCAAACTCTTGAAGATTTAGAAGATGCAGTGCGTGCAGGTAACCCTGATATCGCTAAATTTGAAGCTTCAGTATTTAACGGTGAGTACGTGACAGGTGACATCGACCAGCAATACCTAGACTACCTAGAGTCGATGCGTGGTGATGATGTTAAGGCACAACGTGAAATTCAGGATCTAGCAAGTCTAGAACTGTACAACGAAGGTGCTTAA
- a CDS encoding Na+/H+ antiporter family protein has translation MNPVVISVCVMLLLALMRVNVVVALTFSAIVGGLVAGMSLNDTVAAFESGLGGGATIALSYAMLGTFAVAISKSGITDLLAQSVIKRIHGKEHGAATTGLKYAVLIALLLMAVSSQNVIPVHIAFIPILIPPLLGVFAKLKLDRRLVACVLTFGLITPYMVLPVGFGGIFLNNILLKNLRENGLENITASQVPMAMLLPAIGMIAGLLIAVFFTYRKPREYQETELTVVHHQANEIDKKHVGIAAVGIVVALAVQLATGSMIIGALAGFMVFTFGGVIAWKETHDVFTKGVHMMAMIGFIMISAAGFAAVMKDTGGVESLVSALSTSIGDNKPLAALLMLVVGLLVTMGIGSSFSTIPIIATIYVPLCIAFGFSPMATVALVGTAAALGDAGSPASDSTLGPTSGLNADGQHEHIWETVVPTFLHYNLPLVAFGWIAAMVL, from the coding sequence ATGAATCCTGTAGTCATTTCCGTTTGCGTCATGCTGCTTCTAGCACTGATGCGCGTAAACGTTGTGGTTGCCCTAACCTTCAGCGCCATTGTTGGCGGTTTAGTGGCAGGTATGAGCTTAAATGATACTGTAGCAGCTTTCGAAAGCGGCCTTGGTGGTGGTGCGACTATCGCACTTAGCTACGCAATGCTGGGGACGTTTGCTGTTGCGATTTCTAAATCTGGTATCACTGACCTGTTAGCCCAGAGCGTGATCAAACGTATACATGGCAAAGAGCATGGTGCGGCAACAACCGGATTGAAATACGCTGTTCTGATTGCTTTGCTGTTGATGGCGGTATCTTCACAAAACGTCATTCCGGTACACATTGCATTTATCCCAATTTTAATTCCGCCTCTATTAGGCGTATTTGCAAAACTCAAGCTAGACCGTCGCTTAGTAGCCTGTGTTCTTACCTTTGGTCTGATCACTCCTTACATGGTGCTACCTGTGGGTTTTGGCGGTATTTTCCTCAACAACATTCTGCTTAAGAACCTACGTGAAAACGGCCTGGAAAACATCACAGCGAGTCAGGTACCTATGGCGATGTTACTACCTGCTATTGGTATGATTGCTGGTCTATTGATTGCGGTATTTTTCACCTACCGCAAACCGCGTGAGTATCAAGAAACAGAGCTGACTGTTGTTCATCATCAAGCGAACGAAATCGACAAGAAACACGTTGGCATTGCTGCTGTCGGTATCGTGGTTGCACTAGCTGTTCAACTTGCAACAGGTTCAATGATCATCGGTGCATTAGCGGGCTTTATGGTGTTTACTTTCGGCGGTGTTATCGCATGGAAAGAGACGCACGATGTGTTCACCAAAGGTGTTCACATGATGGCAATGATCGGCTTTATCATGATTTCTGCAGCAGGCTTTGCCGCTGTAATGAAAGATACTGGCGGTGTTGAATCTCTTGTTAGCGCGTTATCAACCAGCATTGGTGACAACAAGCCGTTAGCAGCATTACTAATGCTTGTAGTGGGTTTGCTGGTGACTATGGGTATCGGTTCGTCGTTCTCAACCATTCCAATTATCGCGACCATCTATGTGCCTTTGTGTATCGCTTTTGGTTTTTCTCCGATGGCAACCGTAGCACTCGTTGGTACTGCTGCTGCATTGGGTGATGCTGGCTCACCAGCTTCTGATTCAACCTTAGGTCCAACCTCTGGTCTAAACGCCGATGGACAGCATGAGCACATTTGGGAAACCGTTGTACCGACCTTCCTCCACTACAACTTGCCGTTAGTTGCATTTGGTTGGATTGCGGCAATGGTGCTTTAA
- the gloA gene encoding lactoylglutathione lyase, giving the protein MSNNRVLHTMLRVGDLDKSIEFYTNVMGMKLLRKSENAEYKYTLAFVGYGDESQGAVIELTYNWGVEEYDLGKGFGHIAIGVDDIYATCDAIKTVGGNVTREPGPVKGGTTHIAFVKDPDGYMIELIQNRQASAGLEG; this is encoded by the coding sequence ATGTCAAACAACCGTGTTCTACATACCATGCTACGCGTAGGTGATTTAGACAAGTCTATCGAGTTCTACACCAACGTAATGGGTATGAAGTTACTACGTAAAAGCGAAAATGCTGAGTACAAATATACTCTAGCGTTCGTTGGTTATGGTGATGAGTCACAAGGCGCCGTTATTGAGCTCACTTATAACTGGGGTGTAGAAGAATACGACCTAGGTAAAGGTTTCGGTCACATCGCTATCGGCGTAGACGACATTTACGCAACTTGTGATGCAATTAAAACGGTTGGCGGCAATGTTACTCGCGAGCCAGGTCCAGTAAAAGGCGGTACAACACACATCGCTTTTGTGAAAGACCCTGATGGTTACATGATTGAACTTATCCAAAACCGTCAAGCAAGCGCTGGCCTAGAAGGTTAA
- the rnt gene encoding ribonuclease T yields MTDLKEAKTLKERFRGYFPVVIDVETAGFNAQTDALLEICAVTLRMDENGDLQPASTIHFHVEPFEGANLEKAALEFTGIYDPFSPLRGAVSEDHALKEIYKLVRKEQKDSDCSRAIIVAHNANFDHSFVMAASERSKLKRVPFHPFATFDTATLSGLAYGQTVLAKACKAAGMEFDNREAHSALYDTQKTAELFCGIVNKWKALGGWPAVDNQENN; encoded by the coding sequence ATGACTGATTTAAAAGAAGCAAAGACATTAAAAGAGCGTTTCCGTGGTTATTTTCCTGTCGTTATTGACGTTGAAACCGCTGGATTCAATGCCCAAACCGATGCTTTATTAGAGATTTGCGCAGTGACTTTGCGTATGGACGAAAACGGCGATTTGCAACCTGCTTCTACCATTCACTTTCATGTTGAGCCTTTTGAAGGTGCCAATCTAGAAAAAGCGGCACTCGAGTTCACTGGCATCTATGACCCATTTAGCCCACTTCGTGGCGCAGTGTCTGAAGATCATGCGCTAAAAGAGATCTACAAGCTGGTTCGTAAAGAGCAGAAAGACTCTGATTGCAGCCGAGCGATCATCGTCGCGCACAACGCCAACTTCGATCATAGCTTTGTTATGGCAGCAAGCGAGCGCAGTAAACTTAAACGCGTTCCTTTCCATCCCTTTGCCACTTTTGATACCGCTACGTTAAGTGGTCTTGCTTACGGACAGACGGTACTCGCCAAAGCGTGTAAAGCAGCTGGAATGGAATTTGACAATCGTGAAGCACACTCAGCGCTTTACGATACACAAAAAACTGCAGAGCTGTTCTGCGGAATCGTCAACAAATGGAAAGCTCTTGGTGGCTGGCCTGCTGTTGATAACCAAGAAAACAACTAA
- a CDS encoding electron transport complex subunit E, translating to MNNEHKALMKNGMWENNPALVQLLGLCPLLAVSSTVTNALGLGIATLLVLVGSNVTVSLVRDYVPKEVRIPVFVMIIASLVTCVQLLMNAYAYGLYLSLGIFIPLIVTNCIIIGRAEAFASKNDVLPSVQDGLWMGLGMTSVLVVLGAMREIIGNGTLFDGADLLLGDWAKVLRIEIFHFDSSFLLALLPPGAFFGVGLLIALKNVIDKQLAARQPKQEKPTIERARVTNVSSS from the coding sequence ATGAACAATGAACATAAAGCATTGATGAAAAACGGCATGTGGGAAAACAACCCCGCCTTAGTACAGTTGCTTGGTTTGTGTCCGCTACTTGCTGTTTCTTCTACCGTAACCAACGCACTTGGTTTAGGCATCGCAACCTTATTGGTTTTAGTCGGTTCCAACGTGACCGTATCATTGGTTCGCGATTACGTACCTAAAGAAGTGCGTATTCCAGTATTCGTAATGATCATTGCGTCGTTGGTAACCTGCGTGCAACTGCTGATGAATGCTTACGCTTACGGGTTGTATCTGTCGCTCGGAATCTTCATCCCTCTCATCGTGACTAACTGTATTATCATCGGTCGCGCAGAAGCTTTTGCGTCAAAAAATGATGTCCTGCCTTCAGTCCAAGATGGTCTGTGGATGGGGCTAGGCATGACTTCAGTACTGGTTGTTCTGGGTGCAATGCGAGAAATCATCGGTAACGGTACCCTGTTCGATGGCGCTGATCTGCTGCTGGGCGATTGGGCAAAGGTATTGAGAATTGAAATTTTCCATTTTGATAGCAGCTTCTTGCTTGCTCTATTACCACCGGGCGCATTTTTCGGCGTGGGTCTGCTGATTGCTCTCAAAAATGTGATTGATAAGCAGCTTGCAGCGCGTCAGCCAAAACAAGAAAAACCAACTATCGAACGAGCACGAGTCACCAACGTATCGTCCTCATGA
- the motY gene encoding flagellar protein MotY encodes MNKWLVTSLAAATLLTPVAASALEKRYVATPQQSTWQMVANTPLECRLVHPIPNYGDAEFSARASKKMNLDFELKMRRPMGDTRNVSLVSMPPAWRPGESADRITNIQFFKQFDGYIGGQSAWTLLSELEKGRHPTFSYQDWQSRDQRIEVALSSVLFQAQYNVFSDCIANLLPYSFEDISFTILHYDRGNSVDLNKASQKRLEQIAEYIRYNKDIDLVLVAAYTDSADSKNESQSLSEKRSERLRNYFKSLGLPEDRIQVQGFGKRRPIADNESPIGKDKNRRVVISLGRTQV; translated from the coding sequence ATGAATAAATGGCTTGTGACAAGTTTAGCCGCTGCCACTCTATTGACGCCTGTTGCCGCTTCGGCATTAGAAAAGCGTTATGTGGCAACGCCACAGCAGTCCACTTGGCAGATGGTGGCGAACACACCACTCGAGTGTCGGCTTGTTCATCCTATCCCCAATTACGGCGATGCGGAGTTTTCTGCGCGTGCCAGTAAGAAAATGAATTTGGACTTTGAACTGAAAATGCGCCGCCCGATGGGTGACACACGTAATGTAAGCCTAGTTTCAATGCCACCAGCATGGAGACCGGGTGAAAGCGCAGACCGCATCACGAATATTCAGTTCTTTAAACAGTTTGATGGTTATATTGGCGGCCAATCGGCGTGGACACTATTGAGTGAACTGGAAAAAGGCCGTCATCCGACATTCAGTTATCAGGATTGGCAAAGCCGTGATCAACGCATTGAAGTGGCGCTCTCTTCAGTATTATTCCAAGCGCAGTACAACGTTTTTAGTGACTGTATTGCCAATTTACTGCCATACAGTTTCGAAGATATCTCGTTCACTATTCTTCATTACGACCGTGGTAACAGTGTCGATCTGAACAAAGCGTCTCAAAAGCGTTTAGAACAGATTGCCGAATACATTCGTTACAACAAAGATATCGACCTAGTGTTGGTAGCGGCTTATACAGATTCAGCAGACAGCAAAAACGAGAGTCAAAGCCTGTCGGAGAAACGCTCGGAAAGACTGCGCAATTACTTTAAGTCACTCGGTTTGCCTGAAGACAGAATTCAGGTGCAGGGTTTTGGTAAGCGTCGTCCAATTGCCGACAACGAATCGCCAATAGGCAAAGATAAGAACCGCCGCGTGGTGATTTCACTCGGTCGAACTCAAGTTTAG
- the rsxG gene encoding electron transport complex subunit RsxG, whose translation MLTAIRKNGLILAIFACLSTGVVALTHQLTESQIKKQEKIQLLSILNQVIPKKLHDNELSQSCILINDPALGTDNSMPAYVATLNGQPSAIAIEAIAPDGYNGAIKVIVGIKNDGTITGTRVLAHNETPGLGDKIDLRITDWILNFTGKSVTADNEEQWKVRKDGGQFDQFTGATITPRAVVKAVKNAVTYVNQNREALAKQTYNCGEQ comes from the coding sequence ATGCTAACCGCAATTAGAAAAAACGGTCTCATCCTTGCTATCTTTGCCTGCTTATCGACAGGTGTCGTAGCGCTGACTCATCAACTGACTGAATCGCAAATCAAGAAGCAAGAGAAGATTCAGTTGTTGTCGATTTTAAACCAAGTGATTCCTAAAAAGCTGCACGATAACGAACTGTCGCAATCGTGCATCTTGATTAATGACCCAGCACTTGGCACAGATAATTCAATGCCAGCCTATGTGGCGACACTGAACGGCCAGCCTAGTGCAATAGCAATCGAAGCTATTGCTCCCGATGGTTATAACGGTGCGATTAAAGTCATTGTCGGCATTAAAAATGATGGCACGATTACCGGCACCCGAGTTCTGGCACATAACGAAACTCCGGGGTTGGGTGACAAAATTGACCTGAGAATCACTGACTGGATACTCAACTTTACAGGTAAATCTGTAACAGCAGACAACGAGGAACAGTGGAAAGTCCGTAAAGACGGCGGTCAATTTGATCAGTTTACCGGTGCAACTATTACCCCACGAGCTGTGGTGAAAGCAGTGAAGAACGCCGTGACTTACGTGAATCAAAATCGTGAAGCACTGGCGAAACAAACCTATAACTGCGGAGAACAGTAA
- a CDS encoding CvpA family protein: MNWLDIVILSVIGLSALISLVRGFAKEALSLIIWCGAFFIASQYYAKLAVYFTNIKDDLIRNGAAIAALFVATLVVGAIVNYVISQLVQKTGLSGTDRVLGVVFGALRGVLIVAAALFFVDTFTALPSSEWWKSSQLVPEFSRVIAPLFEHIQATSSFLSDAI; the protein is encoded by the coding sequence ATGAATTGGTTAGATATTGTCATTTTAAGTGTGATCGGCTTGTCAGCTTTGATCAGTTTGGTACGTGGCTTTGCGAAAGAAGCCTTGTCATTAATTATCTGGTGTGGTGCATTTTTTATTGCTTCACAGTACTACGCAAAACTGGCGGTGTACTTTACCAACATTAAAGACGATTTGATTCGCAACGGCGCCGCCATTGCTGCACTTTTTGTAGCAACTTTAGTGGTGGGGGCGATTGTGAATTATGTGATTTCGCAATTGGTTCAGAAAACAGGTTTATCAGGTACGGATAGAGTCTTAGGCGTTGTATTTGGCGCATTACGTGGGGTTCTAATCGTAGCGGCAGCTCTGTTTTTTGTGGATACCTTTACTGCATTACCAAGCTCAGAGTGGTGGAAGAGCTCGCAATTAGTACCGGAATTTAGCCGTGTGATTGCGCCTCTCTTCGAACACATACAAGCAACATCAAGTTTTCTATCTGACGCGATATAA
- a CDS encoding SPOR domain-containing protein codes for MASKFQSRLVGTIILVAIGVIVLPDVLDGKKMHYQEEITSIPIKPELNSDVEKFEILEPVEDQAALPESPVSITEQTTPSSNSSAKVDKPMETVVKEVPEKNDYQDSAWIIQLMALKNAENAKNVVSDLQKRGYQAHTKQENGFTRVIIGPDVSKSKLERQLLELEKVTGSKGQLLKFKPLNP; via the coding sequence ATGGCGAGTAAATTTCAAAGCCGTTTAGTAGGTACTATTATTTTGGTAGCGATAGGTGTCATCGTTTTGCCTGATGTTCTTGATGGCAAAAAAATGCACTATCAAGAAGAGATCACAAGCATTCCGATCAAGCCTGAGCTTAATAGTGATGTAGAAAAGTTCGAAATACTTGAGCCTGTTGAAGATCAAGCTGCTTTACCTGAGTCTCCAGTTTCTATCACTGAACAAACGACTCCGTCTTCAAACTCTTCCGCGAAAGTCGATAAACCGATGGAAACCGTCGTCAAAGAAGTACCTGAGAAAAATGACTACCAAGACAGCGCGTGGATCATTCAGTTGATGGCATTGAAGAACGCAGAAAACGCAAAAAACGTTGTGAGTGATTTACAAAAACGCGGTTATCAAGCTCACACAAAACAAGAAAACGGTTTTACAAGAGTGATCATCGGACCTGATGTCTCAAAAAGTAAGCTTGAGAGACAACTACTGGAATTAGAGAAAGTTACAGGTTCAAAAGGTCAATTGCTCAAATTTAAACCACTAAACCCATAA
- the accD gene encoding acetyl-CoA carboxylase, carboxyltransferase subunit beta, with amino-acid sequence MSWLEKILEKSNIVTSRKASIPEGVWTKCTSCEQVLYHAELERNLEVCPKCNHHMRMKARRRLETFLDEDNRQEIAQELEPQDKLKFKDSKRYKERLAAAQKSSGEKDALIVMNGELHGIPLVACAFEFSFMGGSMGSVVGARFVRAVESAIERNCGLVCFSASGGARMQEALMSLMQMAKTSAALERLSNKGLPFISVMTDPTMGGVSASLAMLGDINIGEPKALIGFAGRRVIEQTVREDLPEGFQRSEFLLEHGAIDMIVDRREMRQRIAGLLAKMTNQKSPLVVSVNDAPQEEAYSVPEAKKKG; translated from the coding sequence ATGAGTTGGCTTGAAAAGATTTTAGAAAAAAGCAACATAGTTACTTCACGTAAAGCATCGATTCCTGAAGGTGTTTGGACGAAGTGTACATCTTGTGAGCAGGTACTCTACCACGCAGAACTTGAGCGCAACCTCGAAGTTTGTCCTAAGTGTAATCATCACATGCGTATGAAAGCGCGTCGTCGTCTTGAAACATTCTTAGATGAAGACAATCGTCAAGAGATTGCACAAGAGCTTGAGCCTCAAGATAAACTGAAATTCAAAGATTCTAAGCGTTATAAAGAACGTCTTGCAGCGGCACAAAAGAGCAGCGGCGAGAAAGACGCTCTTATCGTTATGAATGGTGAACTGCACGGTATTCCACTTGTGGCTTGTGCTTTTGAATTCTCATTCATGGGCGGTTCTATGGGCTCGGTTGTAGGTGCTCGTTTTGTTCGTGCCGTTGAATCTGCAATTGAAAGAAACTGTGGTCTAGTATGTTTCTCTGCAAGTGGTGGTGCTCGTATGCAAGAGGCTTTGATGTCTCTAATGCAAATGGCTAAAACCAGTGCGGCGTTAGAGCGTTTGTCAAACAAAGGTCTACCGTTCATTTCGGTAATGACTGACCCAACAATGGGTGGTGTTTCTGCAAGTCTTGCAATGCTGGGTGATATCAACATCGGTGAGCCAAAAGCACTGATCGGTTTTGCTGGCCGTCGCGTTATCGAACAAACTGTACGTGAAGATCTTCCAGAAGGCTTCCAACGCAGCGAATTCCTGCTAGAGCACGGTGCGATTGATATGATCGTAGACCGCCGCGAAATGCGTCAACGCATTGCTGGCTTACTAGCGAAGATGACCAACCAAAAATCTCCACTCGTAGTTTCTGTGAACGATGCTCCACAAGAGGAAGCATATTCAGTACCAGAAGCGAAGAAAAAAGGGTAA
- the nth gene encoding endonuclease III — protein MNKDKRRQILERLRENNPTPETELNWNSPFELLIAVLLSAQATDVSVNKATDKLYAVANTPQAIFDLGVDGVKEYIKTIGLFNSKAENVIKTCRILLDKHNGEVPENREALEALPGVGRKTANVVLNTAFGWPTIAVDTHIYRVSNRTKFAMGKTVDDVEQKLLKVVPAEFKLDVHHWLILHGRYTCIARKPRCGSCIIEDLCEFASKTEL, from the coding sequence ATGAATAAAGATAAAAGAAGACAAATTCTCGAGCGACTGAGAGAAAACAATCCAACGCCGGAAACGGAGCTCAACTGGAATTCACCATTCGAACTGCTCATCGCCGTTCTGTTGTCCGCTCAAGCGACAGATGTGAGTGTGAATAAAGCAACGGACAAGTTGTATGCCGTCGCCAATACACCTCAAGCCATCTTTGATTTGGGCGTTGATGGCGTTAAAGAGTACATCAAGACCATAGGTCTGTTTAACTCGAAAGCAGAGAACGTGATTAAAACTTGCCGTATTTTGCTTGATAAGCACAACGGTGAAGTTCCCGAAAACAGAGAAGCACTGGAAGCGTTACCCGGTGTAGGCCGAAAAACAGCAAACGTCGTTTTAAATACGGCATTTGGCTGGCCAACCATCGCTGTGGACACCCACATTTATCGAGTGTCCAATCGCACCAAATTTGCAATGGGAAAAACTGTCGACGATGTCGAACAGAAACTACTGAAAGTCGTTCCCGCAGAATTCAAATTAGACGTTCACCACTGGTTGATTTTGCATGGTCGATACACCTGTATCGCACGCAAACCTCGTTGTGGGAGCTGCATAATTGAAGACCTGTGTGAGTTCGCTTCGAAAACAGAACTGTAA